In Cyprinus carpio isolate SPL01 chromosome A5, ASM1834038v1, whole genome shotgun sequence, the sequence taaagcCCTGttatatgaaaaactaaaataggaGAACCTGTTTATGGTcaagttataatgtattattttctccAGTGAAGCCTCTTATTCATTTAGATTTGAACTATAGGCCTGACAAAAAAGGTACTATCACCTTCTTTGCCTAACATACATATATTTCAATTCCTTAGAGTTGGTGTATGATGATGTGTTTGCTGTTTGGGGAGGTCATCTGGGCTGCTAAGTGTGTCTCCTCCAGCCATTTTGTGCTCTTCATTGCTCTTGCATTGGTGGAAATATACAGAGACATCATTCTAGAAAACAATATGGACTTCACAGACATCATCAAGTTTTTTCAAtggtaaatatatattcattgtaCACTCTGTCATGGTAACATAAATCTCAATGTCATGAACCTCTATTAAAAAGGTCATATAAAGTCATCAGCAACAAGCATATTAGATAGCTATATAACCTAACCTTTACGAGCATTTCAAATCTAAAGAAAAGAGTTAATATTAACAGCACAGTAcaaacacaattaattttttcacaACCTGTTATGAGCAtctgttgcttttgttgtttatgtAGAACTGAGAAtgccatttaaaaacaaaatgaagaaatcTGTTatcaattaatttgaaataaatttttacattttcaaactgaCAAACAAATTGACATTacattaattcaaaattattcaTGTTCAATTGTAGTTAAATGCAACATTGAATAATgttcataaatttaaaatgatgtatcagtgttttagttgttttttctttctttcttttttatttagctaCTCTTGGATGAGTAAAATGTGGAGAAATTACTTTAGGGTTGTTTGATTggttgttttagatttatttctcGATTATTGAGCTGAATAGTCAGGTCATTTGAATAAATTCTTTCTCATATCCCTGATTATGtcacctttgttttttgtttttcagaaatggCTGAGCATCACAATATCAAGCAAATTCTGACTCTGGCTCGAGACCTGGTGTGCAAAGTGCAGACACTTATAGAGAACAAGTAACTCTGAAGACTCTCACCTCTGTTGTTTATCGTGTTCACAATGCAAACCATCAGCCCCTGCTACAAAACAACAGGGAACATTTGGCCAAAGCTTAATGAGCTTCAAGTATATGGTAACATTTCCAATGCCAAACATCTTGATCTACCTGGAATCAGTCAGTACACAATTTTTAATAGAGTCATCTGGCTCTTTAATCAGGTTTTACTGAACATCTAAGCAGATCCTGCCAATCAGTGGTCATTCATTGTTAGACATGGATTTTTATCCTGTGTCTAAAATGCAGTCAGAATTACCAGTTACTTGTGACTCATAGGCtctattccaaaacctagtgagctctCTTTCTGTCTGCTGCCTTCATAAACTGAAATTGAACATCATACGTGACGGATTTGTTTCTAATTGGATTCCAGTAAAATTTGGTGTTAGTTGGTTGCTAAGCCAACAACATGATACTCATACACTACATATCACACACATACTGGGTAGAATAGTCAGTTTAAATcagatttaaacatttattgatacttttcagtgaaaacaagtatttataaacattttcttcattcatGTAATGCTGCCTTAGAATTTGACCAAAAGAACATATCTTAGAAAACAGCATAATGTTGCAGAAGTGtgcctatgatgccttaaaatgctgcctatgtaagcagctcactaggttttgaaacaagAGCAATAGAAGTACAGGAGATTAGGTCAGGTGCATTTTACTGCTAAGAGGCGGTCACACTAGATTTCATGCTCCATTCACTTTCACATATATGgattgcacatatatatatatactactgttcaaaggtttggagtcagtcagatttattaatgtttaaatttaattaaaattttcagcagccattactcctgtcttcagtgtcacatgatctttcagaaatcaagaaacatttctttattattaataatgctgaaaacagttgtgctgtttaatattttgtagaaaatattatttgcttaacagaacataatttatttgaaatataatattttgtaacattataaatgtttttacggtcaaatttgatacatttaattcTTCCTTTGTTAAAgtattgaacagtagtgtattcaTAGAATTTCCTCTTGCACTGCATacaaacttaaattaaacatttttgatttgtaatgcCATTGGAAACTGTAGTAGATTTATAGATAGATGTAtacatttccttttatttataatttattaaaaacagaaccCTGAGAGCATGATATTTGTCGTTACATCTAGTATGACCGccgtcttaaagggatactccaccccaaaatgaaaattttgttattattcacttacccccatgtcgttccaaacccgtaaaagcttcatatGTCTTCAgaacgcaatttaagatattttgaatgaaaactgggaggcttgtgactgtcccatagactgccaagttacactgtcaaggtccagaaaaagtatgaaagacatcgtcacgatgcgctgtttctacgtgtatttagctttgatttgaaagaaaacagcgcatctttGTGGGCGCAGCTGATACAGATGAGCATACGCaccatacggtgatatggagagatacagaggagacctcacaaaaaaaaattttaaaaaaaacacaatattttttttctcctcttacaaaaagtattcttgtcgctacATAACGTGAccgttgaaccactgatggcagatggactattctgatgatatctttcattcttttctggaccttgacagtgttacttacttggcagtcaatgggacagtcacaggcctcccggttttcatccaaaatatcttaaattgcgtttTGGCGTTCCACAAGACGaaaaaagcttttacgggtttggaacaacatggggtaagtgattaatgacaaaattttcattttggggtggagcatcccttttTAAGGCTGTGGTATGACCTGCACACTTTATTAGTATTCTGATGTGccacttttaataaaatgtagaatTTCCTGTGTACAACTGTAGCAGTAGAGGGCGCTGTGCTTTCAGTCAACTGACCTTTTGCATGTCCTTTGTACCCTGCTTAATTCCACGTCAGTGTCTTTACTGTGAGTTGTTTCACTAAATCAGATCAGGTTATTGTATCACACAGTATATTATAGAACAATACCAAGGAATGCATCTAGGTATTAGATTTAGAACAGAGAAAAAACATCCATAAATCATGTATTTCTTCTCTTTGTGTTACAGAACTGAATAATGATTTGGGTTTTTCTTCGGTTTATGTAATGAGTCAGTGCTGTGTTTCAATGCATTGGTGTCATGTTTGCAGTCACCTTATGAATATCTGGCATTATATGATTGATTTTTCAGATTTGATGCTTGTGTcggaatgtttgtgtgtgtgtggaccaaGACAACTCATAATCACTACCGCAAGGCCTTGTCTGCTTGATGTATTCTTGCTGTTTGTGGACTGTATAGAAAAACACATGCTATATTAGAAAAACACATGCTATATTAATATaagctatatttattatatagagAGAatctatattattaattttggTGTCGTTGCCTACATGGATCTCAGAATGGACACTTATACTGACACAAAGAAATGAAAATCATCAgttctcttatttattttttgttatgaaatTGTTGTATAAAATGTACATTGTGTTTCTTCATCCTCTGCTAGCTCTTATATTATTTTACCTTATAACATTGTAATTACAGTGATGTATTGATCCTATGATCAAACCAATACAGCTACAGGTCAGAAACCTTTGGTTGATCAGGTGTATCCACAATGAAGTGCAATCGCAAAGTGTATCGAATCCCAAGTATCATTCTTTATGTATCTGATCTGTAACACAAGGCTAAAAATTACCATTTAGGCAAGAATAGTAAAGCAAATCAAAATCAAAGCGTATTCCAGACTCCTGTGAAGACATAATTTATGTGATCTGATATGAGCAGATATTAATCATTCTCCTGCATTGAATCTTCTTGTGCAAAATctattctaaaagaaaaaaaaaaacaaatttataatttgtaatgtGTTGTTACGCATTTATTTAAATCTGAATGTatgcattttgtctgtttttttatgtgaatgttgTTACTGCACTGTGGTCAATCACTACAAAGTGTTacattctaaatattaaatggtaaatgtacttatttaaaaaaaaaaaaaaactaaataaaatggaattgtTCTTATTTTTCCAACAAATATAATGATCATATTACTGCTTCTGAATGCAATTAAATTttgtgttagagagagagtgagagattaatttatattttattttattttcatgctaTTACAATTAGGATATGTCATCAGAattgaatttataattaaatgaatgaaatgatggaattatataacatatacaaaatagtataaatgtatataacatatacataacatatacaaAATAGTCATATACATAGTCATAGTCTTGTCCCTACTTGCCTTTTTAAAAGGGTAGATTAAAAATATTCcgcccgaacagggacttgaaccctggaccctcagattaaaagtctgatgctctaccgactgagctatccGGGCTCTTACGAAGACTGCTCACTGCCCCTTCTGAGAAGATGTACGGCATGAACTCTAGAAAACCTCAACTTCCGGAAAAGCAGAGGCTTGTTTGGTAGGAGGTCTCTAATTAGGTGTACTTCGCAATACAGACATTGTTATAACCTCGTTGTAATTCTATTTATTCGACGTTGCGCGCACAGTAACGTGAAATACTTAGGAACATCAATTGAACATGTTCTGTAAATGTGCAGCGCGAGCTTCAAGGGCGCTGCGTCCTACGCATCCTCGGTGTGGAGTGTTGACGCTGCCCGCTCTAAGCGACACTGGGTCGGCTAGCGGAACGTCCTGGTCACGTTGGACATATAAACGGGAATCAAGTAACTCTGCCTGGAATTCCAAGGTAAAGCGTGATTAATTTGTAGACCATTGTGTTGGGATGAATAAATGTGTAAGATGTAAATTAACCTATTAATAGGTGAACAAATATATTATGTTGAACATATATGTTCACTTTTGTTCAACTCTTCAGGTTCCTCAGATACCCACATGGGAACCTGTAGCGGGAAATCAACTTCCACCGGTAATGATTCTTCTGCACTCGTTTATATAAGTCATGTTGTACACATGCAATAAACCTTTACGAAATATAATTatccattaattaaaaatatcattattgaTACATCAGCGATTAAgtattattacagtaaaatataatacaattttgtcATGTCACCATATATTTCTCCATGCCTGGTTGACAACGTAAGCTAAAAGTGGCACGACTGGAGCATGGTAACAGAAGCCCACACATTAACATAAAACTTCATTTTGACACTCTTTACATTGTTTCTTGAAACCTCCCAGTGCAGGACAGCAGAAAACATAGTTCACAAACTGAGCAGCACTCAACCTTACATTTAAACTGTTGTGTTTATGTGAAAAGCTTTGCTTGAACAGCAgagatatttattaataaagaataatatttCTGTGATTATTTTGTACATTCATAATTTGtacgtctcacacacacacacacacacacacacatacagagtttAATAATGCTTGGCAATAAATctcattctgatttattattaataaaaataaagaatttttgttTTCCTATAAGAAGGAGCTATATAACCATGGTTTAACTTTTATTTGCAGCCAACAAGAGTCTCGCCAGATTTAGTGGACAAGTTGGAGAGATTAGCCCTTGTTGACTTTGGCAGTAAAGAAGGGGTGGACTGTCTGGAGAAAGCCATTCGTTTTGCTGATCAacttcatgacattaatactgaTGGTGTGGAGCCGATGGATTCGGTTCTAGAGGACAG encodes:
- the LOC122145158 gene encoding glutamyl-tRNA(Gln) amidotransferase subunit C, mitochondrial-like, producing MFCKCAARASRALRPTHPRCGVLTLPALSDTGSASGTSWSRWTYKRESSNSAWNSKVPQIPTWEPVAGNQLPPPTRVSPDLVDKLERLALVDFGSKEGVDCLEKAIRFADQLHDINTDGVEPMDSVLEDRELYLRDDMITEVNVQVDLLQLAKHTVEEYFVAPPGNIPLPKREERTSMLKHSEFLDLSEFWL